A stretch of DNA from Danio rerio strain Tuebingen ecotype United States chromosome 10, GRCz12tu, whole genome shotgun sequence:
AACATGTCTATCTTACTATTTTCTGTTGGGCACAAAATAATATGTttagaagaaaactgaaaacctgtttaagtacacatgaaatcaaaattaacgatattgattttattatctaacattgctagttttgtgtcGAACAATTGATCTGTACATGTtattaagaaagaaaaaatgccATATAAATCAAAAATTAAAATCTTAAGCACTTCCTGCTTGTTTTTAGTAAAATTCTCAAATAGCCATTGTCTGAGGTATaaggcgtggctaacatactcaACCATCCCCCTTTAAttgtcagttttgacagcgctATGTCAAcgaacagaaatggtgaggaagAGGTGTCTGTTGTCTCTAACCTATTCCTGATCTTTCCAAATGAAAATGTCTACTTTACAACATCCAATCAGCCACAcccatttttttctcatttaatattctacTTCTCTAGAAACtgtcacaatacaaaaataaaatggttGCAGCTTCAGGTTCATATGGACTTTAACATTTACTTTCATAGTGTTCGTTTTTCCTGCTATAGAAGTTAATGGTTAACGTTTTTAgcttcttaaatatatttatgaagaaACTTAgaaacatgagggtgagtaaattttcatttttgggcgcATGATTTCGTAAGGTCTAGCAAGTTTAAAGTTAAGTAgtctgaagctgcggtcacacagcACTTTTCgccccgtagacttccattcatacgcacccGAATGCGACAGATCGGAAACACCAGCTCATGCAACAAGTTTTTAAGTTCGCTGTGTTCTTAATCGaacatcaaaacatgacctctctggacagaaatgtaaaatatgaaccAATTGctcaatttttaaaatgtctgatcatcttgtttaatcccgccccttttcgcagtgccctACAACAGAAACAGTCACGGTATGACTTTTATTAGACTGTATTTGTAGACCAGTATGAGATTTGATTAATATTGAAATAAGAAACCGTCCATGTTTTTAAATCCTATGAGATGAAAGCAATACTGCAAACATATTGTCAATAAAATTAGCTAATGTAGTTCAATAAACTATGATTTTTGAGTtgcactgttattattattaatcaaatttGATTTCGAATAACATTAGGTTTGGTGTGCATAGTATAATTTGTCTCTTTTGAATGTTTCAGGGTGTTTGCCATGCTGACAAGAATACAGATGAGCTCTCCTTGTGCTATGCTAACCGTTCTGCTGCCCTATTTTACCAAGGCCTCTACCAAGTGGGAGTCTGCTTCATGCTCTACATCAAATAATCTATATTTTTTAAGCATTCATCACACAACCGAAACATTTAAATgagtatttctttattttaggcaTGTCTTGAAGACATCAGGCGTTCTCTGGAGGCCGGTTACCCAAGCCACCTGCAGGACAAACTACAAACTAGACAAACCGCCTGCCAGAATCAGCTAAGAAAAGCTGAAAAACCCAACATACCACACACAGATCATCAATTATCACCATGCCAGAAGACTGTAAACTCTACTGGTCATCTTTCAGATGGTGTATCTGTTTATTTCAGCTCGGACAAAGGTCGCCACATGTTAGTCATGGAGAATAAACCAGCTGGAGAAGTGGTGCTGGAAGATGAAGCTTACTGTTCTGTCCTTATACCAGCTAACATATTTAATACAGGAACCAATAAGGCGGTAGAGACATTTGGTACTGAAGATCGACATTGTCACCACTGCCTCAGCCAGTCACTGAGTTTTGTGCCCTGTCCAAAGTGTAGTTACGCTCGATATTGTGGAGAGAGCTGTCAGAAAGATGCATGGGATCAATGGCACCAGTGGGAATGTCCAGTTGGAGCTGATCTGCTGGCCATTGGGGTTTTGGGACATTTAGCACTAAGAGTGGTCCTTAAAGCAGGACAAACTGAAGTCCAAATGGGGATTAAAAACACAAAAGACCATGTGACCACTTATAAAAATGATTCACCAGTCCAGTTGAGTCTCGGAGGGGACTGTGGAAAAAGTTTAGACCATACAGACTGTTTTCATGGCAGCTCATACATGGGCATCTATAGCCTTTTACCGCATGTGGCACAACACTCACCTGCTTCACGCTTCTTAATGGCCATCACCATGGCGGTGATTTACGGGAAGCTTCAAGGCGGACCTCCACCAAACAAGTGGATGTCCTTCAAAGACGAAGGAGTTAAAGCAAGCTGGCAGCCTGAGATGAGCATGCTGGGAGCCACAGCTCTGAGGCACATGATGCAGCTAAGGTGTAATGCTCAAGCAATCACTGCTGTTAGGGTCAAAGGTAGGTCTGGACTCTCATTTGAaactttgaaaatgtaaaatcttATTATTTTTCCCGTCagcttttgtttatttgctatcaTTTTTAGATTTGTCAGCATTTTTGATGATTTTCACCTAAATTTATCAGCTTGCAGAATAATTTCTGCTCCGAATATACAGTATGACCATAATATCAGGGTGTTTACGGGGTCTTCAAATTAAAAcagaattttaggccttaaaaagtcttaaattcatggAAATATTgatttgtaggtcttaaatcattttaagccAGTCTTAATTTTACCAGTCTTGATTTTACTCAATTTAGCAAAAATTATTCAAATCATCAACAATCTATCtcaataaaacaattaacaaagttatatttataactaatattataatagctaatataataattaagctaatctaataaaaattagtttaaaaagttctccatgtatttatagACCATATAGTTGGAAGACGCTGACCTAGATAGACTGTTGCatgtgcatacatttaattagtgtattatagtttttaaagagCTTAGTagtgttaaaaaatatatgtctatGTATACAACTAGAGCTTGTTTGCTTGTTTGGCAGATTATGTAAAATATGTGACTAgggaataactttttttttttgatgggacaagtaaaaaaaatccaCTAGTCTAACTAGGCCATTAGAAAAATATAGCATGTAGACCTGTATAAGTCAAAATtatcattcataatggtcttaaaaaggtctttaaaagtcttaaatttgacctgGTGATGGCTGTAaaaaccctatatatatatataaaagtcaaAACAGAGAAACCAAGCTTctgcttttaaacaaaaaatgtgttCATGTTATATTAGCACTTGAATGCAAATACGTTTTTGACACAATTGAGACAAGAAAATTGAAAAAAGTTGTATTTTCAAGATATGTAgtatgtaacacacacacacacaaacacacactatggctgcacaaagttaaaaaataactgacattgcaatatttgttttactgTGATATATATTAAGACATTTCACAAGAtgactatttggaaagaattcatattTTTACTTTGAGATGAttttgcagtgcatctgcattaaatatacaaaattatacaaaaatagaACAAATCGGATATAAATTAAAACAGTACATCATATCTTACTTCTTATTTtgaaagatactagtattcaaagtgcaatttaaaggctttactaggttgtTATGTTATATATCACTGTatgagggcagcacggtggctcagtagttagcactgtcgcctcacagaaagaaggtcgctggtttgagcctcatctgggtcagttggcatttctgtattgagtttgcatgttctccccgggttcccgtgggtttcctccaggtgctctggtttcccccacagtctaaagacgtgCGTTATAggtgaagggcatctgctgtgtaaaacatatgctggatatttcACTGTGGATTATTTCACTGTGGCCATGATTAAGTAGCCAAAAGAAAGTTGTAAAGCGTTGTAAAGTTATGCAATATACTTTTTCTCTGATCGCCTTATATTTTACTTCCAGGATACCCAGAAGTCCTTAAACTCATTCAGGACATAGGGCTAGGGCTTCCCATATTGTAATTCATCAAAAACACGGATtgtcgttaaaaaaaaaaaaaaaaatcaccagtgGCAGGGAAGCATTGTCTTTTAATTGACAAAATAGTCAATAGTGGAGAAAGAGCTaatatatttgattattaaatttgttttctcATTTCTTGCAGAAGAAAGTGGCATGGCTGTTCAGTCCAGCAGTGAAATCCGTATTGCCACAGCTATATTCCCTGTGCTCAGCCTGCTTAACCACTCCTGCAGTCCAAACACAAGCATCTCCTTCACTACAGGATTTCAGCCTGACCCACATAATCAGTTGGGCTGTTCTGAAGGTCACTTTGACCATCCCAAGGGCTCTCGGTCTGGTGTGACGGTCACTGTACGTGCTTCAAAAGACCTCACTGCAGGACAGGAGATTCTGCACTGTTATGGTATTGTGTGATCATggaaattttgatttagttttgatGGAGGCTCATGTAGGTTTGCTTTTATAATGTCATTATTTCATCACAGGCCCTCACCGTAGCAGAATGGAGGTGAAGGAGCGTCAGCGCCTCCTGCTGGAGCAGTACTTTTTCCAGTGTGTATGTCAGGCCTGTCAGAGAGATCTGTCAGAAGGAAGCCCGAATGCAAAAGAACACACAGCACCAGGGATGAAGTGTGTGAAATGTGGAAAGCCTCTTCAGGTAAACATTTTCAGAAAGGTCTAactcaggggtgcccaaactttttcatgtgaagggccaaaaaccaaatatcattgagagctgtaagccgaaggtaaatatatcaaactattacattaaagttgtcaTGGATAATTTCCAGgtttttacttaatatttcaaaataaatagaaaatattactttaaatcatattacctaatgcagtatatatatatatatatatatatatatatatatatatatatatatatatatatatatttttttttttttttttttttgtaattataacttattacaacaaaaacataaacaattacatttataacAGTAGAGTTCAgtactgaatacactagtcaagcagaatctgcctttgctttTATTCGCTCACTGATGTCTCTGCATTGTCTTCTATTGGTTTGTACATTTAAGATAAACTCTGATTCATttcaaacatttaattgaaacatttaatttcagttagttttttGTAGCTAAGCAATCAAAACACtatattaaattagaaatgacagagatgggtttttttaccatccccatcattctccttctcttctcagataggatggtgggccaaatcaaaggttaccatgggccaactttttggcctgcgggccctagCCTCTCTGGTCTAACTGATCATTTAGAACAAGAGTGTCCCAATTTTGCTCCTGGAAGATGAAGTCTAATGAAGTTTTGAAGTCACACGTGTTTTCTAGTGAATCTAAAGCTTTGATTagctgatttattcattcattcattttcttgtcggcttagtccctttattaatccggggtcgccacagcggaatgtacggccaacatatccagcaagtttttacgcagcggatgcccttccagccgcaacccatctctgggaaacatccacacacacactcatacactacggacaatttagcctacccaattcacctgtgggactgtgggggaaaccggagcacccggagaaaacccacacgaaggcagggagaacatgcaaactacacacagaaacgccaactgaaccgaggttcgaaccagcgaccttcttgctgtgaggcgacagcactacctactgcgccactgcctcgccctttagATGATTTAAGCGTGTATAATTATGTTAGAAGCTAAACTTCGGTTTGAACATTTGTGGCATCTGTTAGTTGTACCTTGTTTAAACAATCTAAAATGACtaggcagatcctggatcttttaatcttgataactgatctctgactAATTTGACTCTTCAAACATGTTTGTAAATTAGATTAAAATATCTGGATGAAGTGATCTGAGATTGCTGCATTATACACATCTCGATAGACTATATATACAGGCTtcacactttcatttgtcaagagtatagtctttaacaatttatttagctTTACCTTTAGAGCGGATTTTCTTCAGGATAGTATTCATGTTTTCTTTATCCCATGCAATAATGCACAACTggatgtttaaataaatttagaaTTTTGATATTTGAGAAGAAGCTGCATCAAGTCACCCACACTTTAGCTCTCAACATATGTATGTGTcccttaattatataattattcctTCAACAATTAAATCTCTGAATGAGAACAATGGCCATGTCGAAGATCATACACTCTCAGTAATTGAACTaaactggggtggtacctttttaaagtATGTGCTTCTAGATCTTtaaagtacatattagtacctaaagtgTAAATATTAGTctctaaaaattacaaaaatgtacaacCATGGGAATATGTGTACCTTTTTACAAAGTGTGTATTACATAACagattttaaatactttaaaaaaatgtataaaataaaattaaaataaaattaattttttttttatagaccattttgagggatgtaaaacATAACAATCGTCCTAATGTATTTTCTGTATTGGATTTTGAATTTCCATAGTTTCCGAGAACCCAAAAAGGTCCAAATACTACTAAATAATGTTATGGCAGCCGTTTAAGCATTAGCATCTGATTAAATTGcatcttgttacagttataaagtAGTTTagtaacaagcaggaaatgttcaggGCTAACAACATCACCACattgaatcaaatcaaatcacttttattgtcacatcatcatcagcaggacgtgtgctatgatgagtgaaaagcttaggtgctggctccagacagtgcaaaatacagccagtgcaaatacaacgacgtataaacaacaaaatacaacagcatactcccccCAAAAAATTGCAgagttgacagcgatatgtacaattaATATGTGTACCCATagctgtaggcagtattgttttaagtatggatcagttaaagtgcagtgcatgctacatattgatggtgtgcagtaaGGGGAAATGGTCTATATATAATTTTCAATATTGTTATTTTCCCTAGTTTAATAGAGAACTCTTGGATAAAATATTCAGCATTTGGTGCAGCATATATATTCTTTCATTATCACCTTGACTTGAAATGACACAATCTAATCTGGTTATAAGAAATAAGGCTGCTCGTATGAAGAACTGACCCCTGATGTACAAGCTTCAgtgtttatattgatgttttGAATGACTGTTCTATATATTTCAGTCCCATACGGATGGATACACATGCTCTTGGTCATCCTGTGGTCATCAGATCAGCAGTGCTGATGTCCAAAACAGACTTCAGGGTTTTCAGCTTCTTTTGGATGAAGCTGTTCATCTCATGGAGCAAGACAGATTGAGTACTGCCTCAATATGAATCACAATTTTCTTTGCATTAGGGTGAGATGgatattcataaatacacaatgtGTTCCATGTCTTGCAGATGAGGCCTTACACATCCTCCAATCAGCTTTTTCTCAGGCAAACAGTATCCTGACTGAGACTCATCCTTTCCAAGGAGAGCTAGCAGATGCTCTGGCTCGGCTGTACGCCAGCACAGGTGAGAAGAACAGCCGGATCTAACTTGTTTCATAAAGGCATGGTACACCAAATTTATTTACACCTAAATGGTtcattgtacatttacatttttcatgagttcatttagcagacacttttatttgTTCTTCActtaaaggcaaaaaaaaaagtttgaaaaggctgagtgaagGTATACTGTTTTCAAACACCTCAACACCCTTGTGCATAAATGGAATGGCAGTACACCGAAAGAAAGATGTGGGTCAGATCAGGGacgttgctagacataaagctctactgg
This window harbors:
- the smyd4 gene encoding SET and MYND domain-containing protein 4 isoform X2 yields the protein MGVCHADKNTDELSLCYANRSAALFYQGLYQACLEDIRRSLEAGYPSHLQDKLQTRQTACQNQLRKAEKPNIPHTDHQLSPCQKTVNSTGHLSDGVSVYFSSDKGRHMLVMENKPAGEVVLEDEAYCSVLIPANIFNTGTNKAVETFGTEDRHCHHCLSQSLSFVPCPKCSYARYCGESCQKDAWDQWHQWECPVGADLLAIGVLGHLALRVVLKAGQTEVQMGIKNTKDHVTTYKNDSPVQLSLGGDCGKSLDHTDCFHGSSYMGIYSLLPHVAQHSPASRFLMAITMAVIYGKLQGGPPPNKWMSFKDEGVKASWQPEMSMLGATALRHMMQLRCNAQAITAVRVKEESGMAVQSSSEIRIATAIFPVLSLLNHSCSPNTSISFTTGFQPDPHNQLGCSEGHFDHPKGSRSGVTVTVRASKDLTAGQEILHCYGPHRSRMEVKERQRLLLEQYFFQCVCQACQRDLSEGSPNAKEHTAPGMKCVKCGKPLQSHTDGYTCSWSSCGHQISSADVQNRLQGFQLLLDEAVHLMEQDRLNEALHILQSAFSQANSILTETHPFQGELADALARLYASTGEWSLAASHLKRSLVAIQAQFGEDSIELGRQLFKLAQLHFNGRDGVASLSVIPRARRLLSLHCSPRCEELQELSEMEHCLQGLL
- the smyd4 gene encoding SET and MYND domain-containing protein 4 isoform X1 — translated: MDLPCQDWVCHVEQKWAELRSEETERFSLLTDIDAIFNYGLSLICPEDLNILSRISEKFSVKKSPETASEFRQQGNLSFKVKDYPAAVLHYSKGVCHADKNTDELSLCYANRSAALFYQGLYQACLEDIRRSLEAGYPSHLQDKLQTRQTACQNQLRKAEKPNIPHTDHQLSPCQKTVNSTGHLSDGVSVYFSSDKGRHMLVMENKPAGEVVLEDEAYCSVLIPANIFNTGTNKAVETFGTEDRHCHHCLSQSLSFVPCPKCSYARYCGESCQKDAWDQWHQWECPVGADLLAIGVLGHLALRVVLKAGQTEVQMGIKNTKDHVTTYKNDSPVQLSLGGDCGKSLDHTDCFHGSSYMGIYSLLPHVAQHSPASRFLMAITMAVIYGKLQGGPPPNKWMSFKDEGVKASWQPEMSMLGATALRHMMQLRCNAQAITAVRVKEESGMAVQSSSEIRIATAIFPVLSLLNHSCSPNTSISFTTGFQPDPHNQLGCSEGHFDHPKGSRSGVTVTVRASKDLTAGQEILHCYGPHRSRMEVKERQRLLLEQYFFQCVCQACQRDLSEGSPNAKEHTAPGMKCVKCGKPLQSHTDGYTCSWSSCGHQISSADVQNRLQGFQLLLDEAVHLMEQDRLNEALHILQSAFSQANSILTETHPFQGELADALARLYASTGEWSLAASHLKRSLVAIQAQFGEDSIELGRQLFKLAQLHFNGDGVASLSVIPRARRLLSLHCSPRCEELQELSEMEHCLQGLL
- the smyd4 gene encoding SET and MYND domain-containing protein 4 isoform X3, whose translation is MGVCHADKNTDELSLCYANRSAALFYQGLYQACLEDIRRSLEAGYPSHLQDKLQTRQTACQNQLRKAEKPNIPHTDHQLSPCQKTVNSTGHLSDGVSVYFSSDKGRHMLVMENKPAGEVVLEDEAYCSVLIPANIFNTGTNKAVETFGTEDRHCHHCLSQSLSFVPCPKCSYARYCGESCQKDAWDQWHQWECPVGADLLAIGVLGHLALRVVLKAGQTEVQMGIKNTKDHVTTYKNDSPVQLSLGGDCGKSLDHTDCFHGSSYMGIYSLLPHVAQHSPASRFLMAITMAVIYGKLQGGPPPNKWMSFKDEGVKASWQPEMSMLGATALRHMMQLRCNAQAITAVRVKEESGMAVQSSSEIRIATAIFPVLSLLNHSCSPNTSISFTTGFQPDPHNQLGCSEGHFDHPKGSRSGVTVTVRASKDLTAGQEILHCYGPHRSRMEVKERQRLLLEQYFFQCVCQACQRDLSEGSPNAKEHTAPGMKCVKCGKPLQSHTDGYTCSWSSCGHQISSADVQNRLQGFQLLLDEAVHLMEQDRLNEALHILQSAFSQANSILTETHPFQGELADALARLYASTGEWSLAASHLKRSLVAIQAQFGEDSIELGRQLFKLAQLHFNGDGVASLSVIPRARRLLSLHCSPRCEELQELSEMEHCLQGLL
- the smyd4 gene encoding SET and MYND domain-containing protein 4, which gives rise to MDLPCQDWVCHVEQKWAELRSEETERFSLLTDIDAIFNYGLSLICPEDLNILSRISEKFSVKKSPETASEFRQQGNLSFKVKDYPAAVLHYSKGVCHADKNTDELSLCYANRSAALFYQGLYQACLEDIRRSLEAGYPSHLQDKLQTRQTACQNQLRKAEKPNIPHTDHQLSPCQKTVNSTGHLSDGVSVYFSSDKGRHMLVMENKPAGEVVLEDEAYCSVLIPANIFNTGTNKAVETFGTEDRHCHHCLSQSLSFVPCPKCSYARYCGESCQKDAWDQWHQWECPVGADLLAIGVLGHLALRVVLKAGQTEVQMGIKNTKDHVTTYKNDSPVQLSLGGDCGKSLDHTDCFHGSSYMGIYSLLPHVAQHSPASRFLMAITMAVIYGKLQGGPPPNKWMSFKDEGVKASWQPEMSMLGATALRHMMQLRCNAQAITAVRVKEESGMAVQSSSEIRIATAIFPVLSLLNHSCSPNTSISFTTGFQPDPHNQLGCSEGHFDHPKGSRSGVTVTVRASKDLTAGQEILHCYGPHRSRMEVKERQRLLLEQYFFQCVCQACQRDLSEGSPNAKEHTAPGMKCVKCGKPLQSHTDGYTCSWSSCGHQISSADVQNRLQGFQLLLDEAVHLMEQDRLNEALHILQSAFSQANSILTETHPFQGELADALARLYASTGEWSLAASHLKRSLVAIQAQFGEDSIELGRQLFKLAQLHFNGRDGVASLSVIPRARRLLSLHCSPRCEELQELSEMEHCLQGLL